The proteins below are encoded in one region of Lagenorhynchus albirostris chromosome 7, mLagAlb1.1, whole genome shotgun sequence:
- the GNE gene encoding bifunctional UDP-N-acetylglucosamine 2-epimerase/N-acetylmannosamine kinase isoform X1 — MEINVYPHRVLCFPGPHELYFKNLSKRKQVMEKKENNRKLRVCVATCNRADYSKLAPIMFGIKMEPEFFELDVVVLGSHLIDDYGNTYRMIEQDDFDINTRLHTIVRGEDEAAMVESVGLALVKLPDVLNRLKPDIMIVHGDRFDALALATSAALMNIRILHIEGGEVSGTIDDSIRHAITKLAHYHVCCTRSAEQHLISMCEDHDRILLAGCPSYDKLLSAKNKDYMSIIRMWLGDDVKSKDYIVALQHPVTTDIKHSLKMFELTLDALISFNKRTLVLFPNIDAGSKEMVRVMRKKGIEHHPNFRAVKHVPFDQFIQLVAHAGCMIGNSSCGVREVGAFGTPVINLGTRQIGRETGENVLHVRDADTQDKILQALHLQFGKQYPCSKIYGDGNAVPRILKFLKSIDLQEPLQKKFCFPPVKDNISQDIDHILETLSALAVDLGGTNLRVAIVSMKGEIVKKYTQFNPKTYEERINLILQMCVEAAAEAVKLNCRILGVGISTGGRVNPREGIVLHSTKLIQEWNSVDLRTPLSDTLHLPVWVDNDGNCAALAERKFGQGKGLENFVTLITGTGIGGGIIHQHELIHGSSFCAAELGHIVVSLDGPDCSCGSHGCIEAYASGMALQREAKKLHDEDQLLVEGMSVPKDEAVGALHLIQAAKLGNAKAQSILRTAGTALGLAVVNILHTMNPSLVILSGVLASHYIHTVKDVIRQQALSSVQDVDVVVSDLVEPALLGAASMVLDYTTRRIY, encoded by the exons GAACTCTATTTTAAGAACctctcaaaaagaaaacaagtcatGGAGAAGAAGGAGAATAACCGAAAGCTTCGGGTTTGTGTTGCTACTTGCAACCGTGCCGATTATTCTAAACTCGCCCCAATCATGTTTGGCATTAAAATGGAACCTGAGTTCTTTGAACTTGACGTGGTGGTACTTGGCTCTCACCTGATAGATGACTATGG AAACACATATCGCATGATTGAACAAGATGACTTTGACATTAACACCAGACTACACACAATTGTCAGAGGGGAAGATGAGGCAGCCATGGTGGAGTCAGTGGGCCTGGCCCTTGTGAAGCTACCAGATGTTCTTAACCGCCTGAAGCCTGATATCATGATTGTTCATGGAGACAGGTTTGATGCCCTGGCTCTGGCTACATCTGCTGCCTTGATGAACATCCGAATCCTTCACATTGAAGGGGGGGAAGTCAGTGGGACCATTGACGACTCTATCAGACACGCTATAACGAAACTGGCTCATTATCATGTGTGCTGCACCCGAAGTGCAGAGCAACACCTGATATCCATGTGTGAGGACCATGATCGCATCTTGTTGGCAGGCTGCCCTTCCTATGACAAACTTCTCTCCGCCAAGAACAAAGACTACATGAGCATCATTCGGATGTGGTTAG gTGATGATGTAAAATCTAAAGATTACATTGTTGCACTACAGCACCCTGTGACCACGGACATTAAGCATTCCCTAAAAATGTTTGAACTAACATTGGATGCACTTATCTCATTTAACAAGCGGACCCTAGTTCTGTTTCCAAATATTGATGCAG gGAGCAAAGAAATGGTTCGAGTGATGCGGAAGAAGGGCATTGAGCATCATCCCAATTTTCGTGCAGTTAAACATGTCCCATTTGACCAGTTTATACAGCTGGTTGCCCATGCTGGTTGTATGATTGGGAACAGCAGCTGTGGGGTACGAGAGGTTGGAGCTTTTGGAACACCTGTGATCAACCTAGGAACACGTCAGATTGGAAGAGAAACAG GGGAGAATGTCCTTCATGTCCGGGATGCTGATACCCAAGACAAAATATTGCAAGCGCTGCACCTTCAGTTTGGTAAACAGTACCCTTG TTCAAAGATATATGGGGATGGAAATGCTGTTCCGAGGATTTTGAAGTTTCTCAAATCTATTGATCTTCAAGAGCCACTACAAAAGAAATTCTGTTTTCCTCCTGTGAAGGATAACATCTCCCAAGATATTGACCATATTCTTGAAACTCTAAGTGCCTTGGCTGTTGATCTTGGTGGGACGAACCTCCGAGTTGCAATAGTCAGCATGAAG ggtGAAATAGTTAAGAAGTATACTCAGTTCAATCCTAAAACCTATGAAGAGAGGATTAATTTAATCCTACAGATGTgtgtagaagctgcagcagaAGCTGTAAAACTGAACTGCAGAATTTTGGGAGTAG GCATTTCCACAGGTGGCCGTGTAAATCCTCGGGAAGGAATTGTGCTGCATTCAACCAAACTGATTCAAGAGTGGAACTCTGTGGATCTCAGGACCCCCCTGTCTGACACTTTGCATCTCCCCGTATGGGTAGACAATGATGGCAACTGTGCTGCCCTTGCAGAAAGGAAATTTGGCCAAGGAAAGGGCCTTGAAAACTTTGTGACACTTATCACAGGCACAG GAATTGGCGGGGGGATCATCCATCAGCATGAACTGATCCATGGCAGCTCCTTCTGCGCTGCAGAGCTTGGCCACATTGTGGTGTCCCTGGATGGGCCCGACTGTTCCTGTGGAAGCCATGGGTGTATTGAAGCATATGCCTCTGGAATGGCCTTGCAGAGGGAAGCAAAAAAGCTACATGATG AAGACCAGCTCTTGGTGGAAGGGATGTCAGTGCCAAAAGACGAAGCTGTGGGCGCACTCCATCTCATCCAAGCTGCGAAACTTGGCAATGCAAAGGCCCAGAGCATCTTGAGAACAG cTGGAACAGCGTTGGGTCTTGCGGTTGTGAACATCCTCCACACTATGAATCCTTCCCTTGTGATCCTCTCTGGAGTCCTAGCCAGTCACTATATCCACACTGTCAAAGACGTCATCCGCCAGCAAGCCTTGTCCTCGGTTCAGGACGTGGACGTGGTGGTTTCGGATTTGGTGGAACCTGCCCTGCTCGGCGCGGCCAGCATGGTTCTGGACTACACGACTCGCAGAATCTACTAG
- the GNE gene encoding bifunctional UDP-N-acetylglucosamine 2-epimerase/N-acetylmannosamine kinase isoform X3: protein MEKKENNRKLRVCVATCNRADYSKLAPIMFGIKMEPEFFELDVVVLGSHLIDDYGNTYRMIEQDDFDINTRLHTIVRGEDEAAMVESVGLALVKLPDVLNRLKPDIMIVHGDRFDALALATSAALMNIRILHIEGGEVSGTIDDSIRHAITKLAHYHVCCTRSAEQHLISMCEDHDRILLAGCPSYDKLLSAKNKDYMSIIRMWLGDDVKSKDYIVALQHPVTTDIKHSLKMFELTLDALISFNKRTLVLFPNIDAGSKEMVRVMRKKGIEHHPNFRAVKHVPFDQFIQLVAHAGCMIGNSSCGVREVGAFGTPVINLGTRQIGRETGENVLHVRDADTQDKILQALHLQFGKQYPCSKIYGDGNAVPRILKFLKSIDLQEPLQKKFCFPPVKDNISQDIDHILETLSALAVDLGGTNLRVAIVSMKGEIVKKYTQFNPKTYEERINLILQMCVEAAAEAVKLNCRILGVGISTGGRVNPREGIVLHSTKLIQEWNSVDLRTPLSDTLHLPVWVDNDGNCAALAERKFGQGKGLENFVTLITGTGIGGGIIHQHELIHGSSFCAAELGHIVVSLDGPDCSCGSHGCIEAYASGMALQREAKKLHDEDQLLVEGMSVPKDEAVGALHLIQAAKLGNAKAQSILRTAGTALGLAVVNILHTMNPSLVILSGVLASHYIHTVKDVIRQQALSSVQDVDVVVSDLVEPALLGAASMVLDYTTRRIY, encoded by the exons atGGAGAAGAAGGAGAATAACCGAAAGCTTCGGGTTTGTGTTGCTACTTGCAACCGTGCCGATTATTCTAAACTCGCCCCAATCATGTTTGGCATTAAAATGGAACCTGAGTTCTTTGAACTTGACGTGGTGGTACTTGGCTCTCACCTGATAGATGACTATGG AAACACATATCGCATGATTGAACAAGATGACTTTGACATTAACACCAGACTACACACAATTGTCAGAGGGGAAGATGAGGCAGCCATGGTGGAGTCAGTGGGCCTGGCCCTTGTGAAGCTACCAGATGTTCTTAACCGCCTGAAGCCTGATATCATGATTGTTCATGGAGACAGGTTTGATGCCCTGGCTCTGGCTACATCTGCTGCCTTGATGAACATCCGAATCCTTCACATTGAAGGGGGGGAAGTCAGTGGGACCATTGACGACTCTATCAGACACGCTATAACGAAACTGGCTCATTATCATGTGTGCTGCACCCGAAGTGCAGAGCAACACCTGATATCCATGTGTGAGGACCATGATCGCATCTTGTTGGCAGGCTGCCCTTCCTATGACAAACTTCTCTCCGCCAAGAACAAAGACTACATGAGCATCATTCGGATGTGGTTAG gTGATGATGTAAAATCTAAAGATTACATTGTTGCACTACAGCACCCTGTGACCACGGACATTAAGCATTCCCTAAAAATGTTTGAACTAACATTGGATGCACTTATCTCATTTAACAAGCGGACCCTAGTTCTGTTTCCAAATATTGATGCAG gGAGCAAAGAAATGGTTCGAGTGATGCGGAAGAAGGGCATTGAGCATCATCCCAATTTTCGTGCAGTTAAACATGTCCCATTTGACCAGTTTATACAGCTGGTTGCCCATGCTGGTTGTATGATTGGGAACAGCAGCTGTGGGGTACGAGAGGTTGGAGCTTTTGGAACACCTGTGATCAACCTAGGAACACGTCAGATTGGAAGAGAAACAG GGGAGAATGTCCTTCATGTCCGGGATGCTGATACCCAAGACAAAATATTGCAAGCGCTGCACCTTCAGTTTGGTAAACAGTACCCTTG TTCAAAGATATATGGGGATGGAAATGCTGTTCCGAGGATTTTGAAGTTTCTCAAATCTATTGATCTTCAAGAGCCACTACAAAAGAAATTCTGTTTTCCTCCTGTGAAGGATAACATCTCCCAAGATATTGACCATATTCTTGAAACTCTAAGTGCCTTGGCTGTTGATCTTGGTGGGACGAACCTCCGAGTTGCAATAGTCAGCATGAAG ggtGAAATAGTTAAGAAGTATACTCAGTTCAATCCTAAAACCTATGAAGAGAGGATTAATTTAATCCTACAGATGTgtgtagaagctgcagcagaAGCTGTAAAACTGAACTGCAGAATTTTGGGAGTAG GCATTTCCACAGGTGGCCGTGTAAATCCTCGGGAAGGAATTGTGCTGCATTCAACCAAACTGATTCAAGAGTGGAACTCTGTGGATCTCAGGACCCCCCTGTCTGACACTTTGCATCTCCCCGTATGGGTAGACAATGATGGCAACTGTGCTGCCCTTGCAGAAAGGAAATTTGGCCAAGGAAAGGGCCTTGAAAACTTTGTGACACTTATCACAGGCACAG GAATTGGCGGGGGGATCATCCATCAGCATGAACTGATCCATGGCAGCTCCTTCTGCGCTGCAGAGCTTGGCCACATTGTGGTGTCCCTGGATGGGCCCGACTGTTCCTGTGGAAGCCATGGGTGTATTGAAGCATATGCCTCTGGAATGGCCTTGCAGAGGGAAGCAAAAAAGCTACATGATG AAGACCAGCTCTTGGTGGAAGGGATGTCAGTGCCAAAAGACGAAGCTGTGGGCGCACTCCATCTCATCCAAGCTGCGAAACTTGGCAATGCAAAGGCCCAGAGCATCTTGAGAACAG cTGGAACAGCGTTGGGTCTTGCGGTTGTGAACATCCTCCACACTATGAATCCTTCCCTTGTGATCCTCTCTGGAGTCCTAGCCAGTCACTATATCCACACTGTCAAAGACGTCATCCGCCAGCAAGCCTTGTCCTCGGTTCAGGACGTGGACGTGGTGGTTTCGGATTTGGTGGAACCTGCCCTGCTCGGCGCGGCCAGCATGGTTCTGGACTACACGACTCGCAGAATCTACTAG
- the GNE gene encoding bifunctional UDP-N-acetylglucosamine 2-epimerase/N-acetylmannosamine kinase isoform X2 has product MIEQDDFDINTRLHTIVRGEDEAAMVESVGLALVKLPDVLNRLKPDIMIVHGDRFDALALATSAALMNIRILHIEGGEVSGTIDDSIRHAITKLAHYHVCCTRSAEQHLISMCEDHDRILLAGCPSYDKLLSAKNKDYMSIIRMWLGDDVKSKDYIVALQHPVTTDIKHSLKMFELTLDALISFNKRTLVLFPNIDAGSKEMVRVMRKKGIEHHPNFRAVKHVPFDQFIQLVAHAGCMIGNSSCGVREVGAFGTPVINLGTRQIGRETGENVLHVRDADTQDKILQALHLQFGKQYPCSKIYGDGNAVPRILKFLKSIDLQEPLQKKFCFPPVKDNISQDIDHILETLSALAVDLGGTNLRVAIVSMKGEIVKKYTQFNPKTYEERINLILQMCVEAAAEAVKLNCRILGVGISTGGRVNPREGIVLHSTKLIQEWNSVDLRTPLSDTLHLPVWVDNDGNCAALAERKFGQGKGLENFVTLITGTGIGGGIIHQHELIHGSSFCAAELGHIVVSLDGPDCSCGSHGCIEAYASGMALQREAKKLHDEDQLLVEGMSVPKDEAVGALHLIQAAKLGNAKAQSILRTAGTALGLAVVNILHTMNPSLVILSGVLASHYIHTVKDVIRQQALSSVQDVDVVVSDLVEPALLGAASMVLDYTTRRIY; this is encoded by the exons ATGATTGAACAAGATGACTTTGACATTAACACCAGACTACACACAATTGTCAGAGGGGAAGATGAGGCAGCCATGGTGGAGTCAGTGGGCCTGGCCCTTGTGAAGCTACCAGATGTTCTTAACCGCCTGAAGCCTGATATCATGATTGTTCATGGAGACAGGTTTGATGCCCTGGCTCTGGCTACATCTGCTGCCTTGATGAACATCCGAATCCTTCACATTGAAGGGGGGGAAGTCAGTGGGACCATTGACGACTCTATCAGACACGCTATAACGAAACTGGCTCATTATCATGTGTGCTGCACCCGAAGTGCAGAGCAACACCTGATATCCATGTGTGAGGACCATGATCGCATCTTGTTGGCAGGCTGCCCTTCCTATGACAAACTTCTCTCCGCCAAGAACAAAGACTACATGAGCATCATTCGGATGTGGTTAG gTGATGATGTAAAATCTAAAGATTACATTGTTGCACTACAGCACCCTGTGACCACGGACATTAAGCATTCCCTAAAAATGTTTGAACTAACATTGGATGCACTTATCTCATTTAACAAGCGGACCCTAGTTCTGTTTCCAAATATTGATGCAG gGAGCAAAGAAATGGTTCGAGTGATGCGGAAGAAGGGCATTGAGCATCATCCCAATTTTCGTGCAGTTAAACATGTCCCATTTGACCAGTTTATACAGCTGGTTGCCCATGCTGGTTGTATGATTGGGAACAGCAGCTGTGGGGTACGAGAGGTTGGAGCTTTTGGAACACCTGTGATCAACCTAGGAACACGTCAGATTGGAAGAGAAACAG GGGAGAATGTCCTTCATGTCCGGGATGCTGATACCCAAGACAAAATATTGCAAGCGCTGCACCTTCAGTTTGGTAAACAGTACCCTTG TTCAAAGATATATGGGGATGGAAATGCTGTTCCGAGGATTTTGAAGTTTCTCAAATCTATTGATCTTCAAGAGCCACTACAAAAGAAATTCTGTTTTCCTCCTGTGAAGGATAACATCTCCCAAGATATTGACCATATTCTTGAAACTCTAAGTGCCTTGGCTGTTGATCTTGGTGGGACGAACCTCCGAGTTGCAATAGTCAGCATGAAG ggtGAAATAGTTAAGAAGTATACTCAGTTCAATCCTAAAACCTATGAAGAGAGGATTAATTTAATCCTACAGATGTgtgtagaagctgcagcagaAGCTGTAAAACTGAACTGCAGAATTTTGGGAGTAG GCATTTCCACAGGTGGCCGTGTAAATCCTCGGGAAGGAATTGTGCTGCATTCAACCAAACTGATTCAAGAGTGGAACTCTGTGGATCTCAGGACCCCCCTGTCTGACACTTTGCATCTCCCCGTATGGGTAGACAATGATGGCAACTGTGCTGCCCTTGCAGAAAGGAAATTTGGCCAAGGAAAGGGCCTTGAAAACTTTGTGACACTTATCACAGGCACAG GAATTGGCGGGGGGATCATCCATCAGCATGAACTGATCCATGGCAGCTCCTTCTGCGCTGCAGAGCTTGGCCACATTGTGGTGTCCCTGGATGGGCCCGACTGTTCCTGTGGAAGCCATGGGTGTATTGAAGCATATGCCTCTGGAATGGCCTTGCAGAGGGAAGCAAAAAAGCTACATGATG AAGACCAGCTCTTGGTGGAAGGGATGTCAGTGCCAAAAGACGAAGCTGTGGGCGCACTCCATCTCATCCAAGCTGCGAAACTTGGCAATGCAAAGGCCCAGAGCATCTTGAGAACAG cTGGAACAGCGTTGGGTCTTGCGGTTGTGAACATCCTCCACACTATGAATCCTTCCCTTGTGATCCTCTCTGGAGTCCTAGCCAGTCACTATATCCACACTGTCAAAGACGTCATCCGCCAGCAAGCCTTGTCCTCGGTTCAGGACGTGGACGTGGTGGTTTCGGATTTGGTGGAACCTGCCCTGCTCGGCGCGGCCAGCATGGTTCTGGACTACACGACTCGCAGAATCTACTAG